From a single Candidatus Poribacteria bacterium genomic region:
- a CDS encoding SDR family NAD(P)-dependent oxidoreductase — MNVMQKVAVITGAASGIGRGLAERFAAEGMKVALADIDEESLAKLEADLKAKSATVFTVRTDVSNATEVENLVTRTLDAFGAVHILCNNAGVVCSRPVWEHTLADWEWVLGVNLWGVIHGIRAFVPRMLAQGDECHIVNTASILGLVGGSGEGIYKVSKHGVVVLSETLADELAQKGSNIQVHVLCPGWVRTGILDAARNRPDALRNPAEKKQSQETVIGGSRDTRAEMEAGLSPSEVAAHVYNAIQNGTFYIHTHPEHKAWIRERMERILE, encoded by the coding sequence TTGAACGTTATGCAAAAGGTTGCTGTTATTACGGGTGCAGCGAGCGGTATCGGGAGAGGATTGGCGGAACGGTTCGCGGCAGAGGGTATGAAAGTCGCCCTCGCCGACATTGATGAGGAATCGTTAGCCAAGCTTGAAGCGGACTTAAAGGCTAAAAGTGCGACAGTTTTCACCGTTAGAACGGATGTCTCAAACGCGACAGAGGTCGAAAATCTTGTCACACGAACGCTGGATGCTTTCGGCGCGGTGCATATCCTCTGCAACAACGCGGGTGTCGTCTGCAGCCGTCCCGTCTGGGAGCATACCCTCGCCGACTGGGAGTGGGTGTTAGGCGTTAACCTGTGGGGCGTGATCCACGGCATCCGAGCGTTTGTCCCGCGTATGCTCGCACAAGGGGATGAATGTCATATTGTTAACACTGCTTCTATCTTGGGTTTAGTGGGAGGCAGTGGCGAAGGTATCTACAAGGTGAGCAAACACGGTGTCGTCGTGCTTTCCGAAACCCTCGCTGATGAACTGGCACAGAAAGGGTCTAATATTCAGGTACATGTGCTGTGTCCTGGATGGGTTCGCACGGGGATTCTGGACGCCGCCCGAAACCGTCCAGACGCATTGCGAAATCCAGCAGAGAAGAAGCAATCACAGGAAACCGTTATTGGAGGTTCACGGGACACCCGTGCCGAGATGGAGGCGGGATTGTCACCTTCGGAGGTGGCAGCGCATGTCTATAACGCTATCCAGAACGGCACCTTCTACATCCACACACATCCTGAGCACAAGGCATGGATTCGCGAGCGTATGGAGCGTATTCTCGAATAG
- a CDS encoding radical SAM protein, translating to METQARTSSVIQDPGAVLLISCYELGHRPIGLSRPLRALESAGFAPEVIDIAVEPLDIEKVERARFIGISVPMHTALRLGVHLLHRIREINSDASICMYGLYATLNADYLLSHGVDFCIAGTDPTQLIALVESLAKEEQSEEPAFDFLAELQPLETYAHFEDEDEIRTVGYTETTHGCKHLCTHCPIPPVYNGKFLAVRRDIVLAEIQEQVVEGATHITFGDPDFLNGPTHGLRILRAMHEAFPSLTFDFTTKIEHILKNREHFSEFAHLGCRFVISAVETLNEQVLTILEKHHTHPDVAEAVDIVHGAGIALRPTWVPFTPWTTLDDYLEIFEFIDTHGLVYHVDPVQFAVRLLIPPGSYLLKRSETKELSLTLDEAAFSYTWAHPDARMDELHKTVNALVESDARAGVDALKTFYRIWTLAADMQGQSPPTQRKEAHLPAPRLTEAWFC from the coding sequence ATGGAAACGCAAGCGCGAACCTCCTCAGTGATACAGGACCCCGGTGCAGTCCTCCTAATCTCCTGCTACGAACTCGGACACCGACCGATCGGGCTCTCTCGTCCGCTTCGTGCCCTTGAATCGGCAGGATTCGCTCCAGAGGTAATTGATATTGCTGTCGAACCACTGGATATCGAAAAGGTCGAGCGCGCACGTTTCATCGGTATCTCCGTCCCGATGCATACTGCCTTGCGATTAGGGGTTCATCTCTTGCACCGGATACGAGAAATCAATTCGGATGCCTCTATTTGCATGTACGGACTCTACGCAACGCTTAACGCCGATTATCTGCTTTCACACGGTGTCGATTTTTGCATCGCGGGTACAGATCCAACGCAACTCATCGCGCTGGTGGAATCTCTGGCGAAAGAAGAACAGTCTGAGGAGCCGGCATTCGATTTCCTTGCGGAATTACAACCGCTGGAAACATACGCGCATTTTGAGGACGAAGATGAGATCCGAACTGTCGGTTATACCGAGACGACACACGGGTGTAAGCACCTCTGTACGCATTGCCCGATTCCGCCAGTCTACAACGGCAAGTTTCTCGCTGTGCGACGCGACATTGTACTCGCTGAAATACAGGAACAGGTCGTGGAAGGTGCGACACACATCACCTTTGGCGACCCAGATTTTCTCAACGGTCCAACGCACGGACTCCGCATTCTCCGCGCGATGCACGAGGCTTTTCCAAGCCTCACCTTCGACTTTACAACCAAGATCGAGCACATTCTGAAAAACAGAGAACACTTTTCAGAATTCGCGCACCTTGGATGCCGGTTCGTCATCTCCGCGGTTGAAACGCTAAACGAACAGGTGCTGACGATCTTAGAGAAGCATCACACGCACCCGGATGTAGCGGAAGCGGTTGACATCGTTCACGGAGCAGGCATCGCGTTGCGTCCGACATGGGTGCCGTTCACGCCGTGGACGACCTTAGATGATTACCTCGAAATCTTTGAGTTTATTGATACACATGGTCTTGTGTATCACGTAGATCCGGTGCAGTTCGCCGTTCGATTGTTAATCCCGCCCGGTTCATACCTGCTCAAGCGTTCCGAAACGAAAGAACTTTCACTCACACTTGACGAAGCCGCCTTTAGTTATACGTGGGCACACCCCGATGCTCGAATGGACGAACTTCATAAAACGGTTAATGCCCTCGTTGAAAGCGACGCGCGAGCCGGTGTTGACGCGCTGAAGACCTTTTATCGGATATGGACACTCGCCGCCGATATGCAAGGGCAGTCTCCACCAACACAGAGAAAAGAAGCGCATTTACCCGCGCCACGTCTCACCGAAGCATGGTTCTGCTGA
- a CDS encoding DUF169 domain-containing protein, translated as MSEQIQQLLNLETVPVAVTFHDAQPDGVSRVEKVEASGCTYWRRAAEGKTFYTEASDHYNCPIGCYTHNVELPPKQMEELENTLGLMGELGYIAMEEVPGIPKRETPFKSAVYAPLSDATDTPDVVIISGTPRQMMLLAEAATAAGIGTEDSIMGRPTCAAVPAVIQGGRSVSSLGCIGNRVYTALSDDDFYFAFPGKHIDALIEKLETIVNANQALEEYHQQRQSDF; from the coding sequence ATGTCAGAACAAATTCAACAATTGCTTAATTTGGAAACAGTCCCTGTTGCCGTAACATTTCACGATGCCCAACCAGATGGCGTTTCCCGTGTGGAAAAGGTTGAAGCCTCCGGTTGCACCTATTGGCGACGCGCAGCAGAAGGCAAAACTTTCTATACGGAAGCCTCCGACCATTACAACTGTCCGATCGGGTGCTATACACACAACGTTGAGTTACCCCCTAAGCAAATGGAGGAACTCGAAAACACGCTCGGACTGATGGGCGAACTCGGCTACATCGCTATGGAAGAAGTCCCCGGTATCCCAAAACGGGAAACGCCTTTCAAAAGTGCGGTCTATGCCCCGCTATCAGATGCGACTGACACGCCTGATGTCGTCATCATCTCTGGCACGCCAAGACAGATGATGCTTTTGGCGGAAGCCGCAACCGCTGCGGGTATTGGTACAGAAGATAGCATCATGGGACGCCCGACGTGTGCAGCGGTTCCTGCTGTCATACAAGGCGGACGGAGTGTAAGTAGTTTGGGGTGTATCGGCAACCGCGTCTACACTGCTCTCTCTGACGACGACTTCTATTTCGCCTTTCCCGGCAAACACATCGACGCGCTCATTGAAAAGTTGGAAACGATTGTGAACGCGAATCAAGCGTTAGAGGAATATCATCAGCAACGCCAATCAGATTTTTAA
- a CDS encoding amidohydrolase family protein: protein MRPYFDVHCHIGMTVSRAPTVGQSVGRCLARMASADVIGAIPCPTGGSPQARGVLDTRAQHETVANACKLYPERFPMGLGIAEVRHEQAGADELDRAMQEDDLVGFMCHPGLSGHSLGGELYTFLEVVAMHNGLCLLHQAGSTQNIAAYAQRFPSITFIIGHVSMNKAGHLDAITHCGKYENVWFDVAQKPEGADASWDLVHLVNHLGNDRIMFGSDLPYYDFRLVQAQIESAQLDDETKERIAYQNAVRLVQQFRADWTPTLTSIMPPQVYSESEMWDANGARLR, encoded by the coding sequence ATGCGTCCCTATTTCGATGTCCATTGCCACATTGGTATGACGGTATCACGTGCACCGACTGTGGGGCAGAGTGTCGGACGATGTCTCGCACGGATGGCTTCGGCAGATGTTATCGGTGCGATTCCGTGTCCGACCGGTGGGAGTCCACAGGCACGTGGTGTTTTGGACACGCGCGCACAGCACGAGACGGTTGCCAACGCATGCAAGCTCTATCCAGAACGCTTTCCGATGGGGCTTGGGATCGCGGAGGTCCGACACGAACAAGCAGGTGCTGATGAATTAGACAGAGCCATGCAGGAAGACGATTTGGTCGGATTTATGTGCCATCCTGGACTCTCTGGACATTCGCTCGGCGGTGAGTTGTACACATTCTTAGAGGTCGTAGCGATGCACAACGGGTTGTGTCTACTACATCAGGCAGGCTCCACCCAGAATATTGCCGCTTACGCACAACGATTTCCGTCGATAACGTTTATTATCGGGCATGTTTCGATGAACAAAGCCGGGCATCTTGATGCGATTACGCACTGCGGGAAATATGAAAATGTTTGGTTTGATGTGGCACAGAAACCGGAGGGGGCGGATGCGAGTTGGGACCTCGTACATCTCGTCAATCATCTCGGTAACGACAGGATTATGTTCGGGAGTGATCTGCCGTATTACGATTTCCGGCTGGTGCAGGCGCAGATTGAATCCGCTCAGCTTGACGATGAAACAAAGGAACGAATTGCCTACCAGAACGCCGTGCGGTTAGTACAACAATTCCGTGCAGACTGGACACCGACATTGACCTCAATAATGCCTCCACAGGTCTATTCTGAATCTGAGATGTGGGATGCGAATGGCGCAAGGCTACGCTAA
- a CDS encoding Zn-dependent alcohol dehydrogenase produces the protein MKAAVLYETDTHLKIEEFDLPRPNANQVRVRLVASGVCHSDWHVVKGDWPFVRLPVILGHEGAGVVEDIGSDVTQVQVGDHVILSWKRNCGYCEMCQKGYPNLCALPADGSGKPAIKSSGREIDQMSGLGTFGTETLVPQDAVVPIDKEMPFAQAALIGCGVMTGVGAAINTAEVAPGSSVAVFGCGGVGLNCIQGAAISGGEPIIAVDVLDNKLELGKQFGATHTVNASEVDPVERIKEITDGRGVHYAFEAIGLIGKTFRQAILCTRSRGVTVFVGHAPENTPVEFDARMLMPEKMVIGSMYGTARPHVDFPRLVSLYKAGQLKLDELVTRTYPLEGINDAFEALARGEVARSVLDLT, from the coding sequence ATGAAAGCCGCAGTATTGTATGAAACGGACACACACTTAAAGATTGAAGAGTTCGATTTACCGCGACCAAATGCGAATCAGGTCCGAGTGCGATTGGTCGCCAGTGGCGTTTGTCATTCCGATTGGCACGTCGTTAAGGGCGATTGGCCCTTCGTCAGGTTACCTGTTATCCTTGGGCATGAGGGTGCTGGTGTCGTGGAAGATATCGGAAGCGACGTGACACAAGTTCAAGTCGGCGACCATGTTATCCTTTCGTGGAAACGGAACTGTGGATACTGCGAAATGTGTCAGAAAGGGTATCCGAATTTGTGCGCGCTTCCCGCCGACGGGTCAGGTAAACCTGCTATAAAATCGAGTGGACGAGAGATTGACCAGATGTCCGGATTAGGAACATTCGGCACTGAGACGCTCGTCCCACAGGACGCGGTTGTTCCTATTGATAAGGAGATGCCGTTTGCGCAAGCCGCGCTCATCGGGTGTGGCGTGATGACAGGGGTCGGCGCGGCTATCAATACAGCAGAGGTGGCACCCGGCAGTTCAGTAGCCGTCTTTGGATGTGGAGGCGTCGGACTCAATTGTATACAAGGTGCCGCGATCTCTGGTGGTGAACCGATTATCGCTGTTGATGTGCTCGACAACAAACTTGAACTCGGTAAGCAGTTTGGCGCGACGCACACGGTTAACGCTTCCGAGGTAGATCCTGTGGAACGGATTAAGGAAATTACCGATGGACGCGGTGTCCACTATGCTTTTGAGGCAATCGGGTTGATAGGTAAAACGTTCCGACAGGCGATCCTCTGTACCCGGAGTAGAGGCGTGACGGTGTTTGTCGGACATGCCCCGGAGAACACACCTGTCGAATTCGATGCACGGATGCTAATGCCAGAGAAGATGGTTATCGGTTCGATGTATGGAACTGCGCGCCCGCATGTGGATTTCCCGCGGTTGGTTTCGCTCTATAAAGCAGGACAGCTTAAACTCGACGAACTCGTCACGCGCACCTATCCCTTGGAAGGGATCAACGATGCATTCGAGGCTTTGGCAAGAGGCGAAGTTGCACGAAGCGTCCTTGATTTGACTTGA